The Ziziphus jujuba cultivar Dongzao chromosome 12, ASM3175591v1 sequence TGTTTCTGTAAAAGGCCTCTACACCAAAGTGGACCCCAATCTCCATTTACCAAAATAACCCTCATTCCCTCTGTCTCCCCAACGTCGTTTCGTAAAACCTCGGACCAATCGTACCTTCCATCTCTCCACGTGTCACCAGTAGGCTTCAAATTTCTTTTCCTATATATCACCTCGCTCACTGTTCCATTCACTTTTCTCTTTCTAGTTTATActctctctctttaatctctctctctaagCCGGCAATGAAGGTTCGGTCATGGCTAGCCACCTGCAGCTCCTCTTCATGCACAACCGCGGCCAACGAGTCCACCATCCCCTTGACAAAAACCTCTCCACCGTCTCAAAAAAGGTTCGTTTTTGACACAAGTAGCTCCTCCGATACACCAAGTAGCGCCACGTCATCAACATCGTCGTCGAACTCCACCAGTGATACATGCAGTACCAGCCTCTATAGCAACCTCTCCCTCCAAACCCTGCCATCTGTCCCCTCCCTCCAAAAACTCTCTCCCGAATCCCTTAACCTCTCCATTTCCCATGTCAGCATAGCCTCTCTCAGACCCCGACTACCACTCCCTCTAACCTGCGTCGCTGTCCACGATACTCTTCTCTACACCGCTTCATCTCATGAAATCAACGTCTACGATCGAACCACCAGCTTCACGCATCTCGATGCGCTCAACGGGAAAGATTGCTCCTCCGGTTCAATCAAAGCCGTTGCTTTCTCTGACGGAAAGGTTTTCACGGCACACCAAGACTGTAAGATCCGTGTCTGGTTAACGGCGTCAAGTAAACGGCACAAGCTCTTAACTTCCCTACCAACCGTTAACGACCGTTTGCGCCGTTCCATTCTTCCCAAGAACTACGTCAATGTCCGTCGTCACAAGAAAAAGCTCTGGATTGCACATGCTGACGCCGTTACAGGCCTTGCCGTTAACAACGGTTTGATCTACTCGGTTTCTTGGGATAAGAGCTTGAAGATATGGCGTTCCTCCGATCTCCGTTGTGTTGAGTCCGTCAAAGCTCACGACGACGCAGTTAACGCCGTTACTGTCTCAAATGATGGAACTATTTACACCGGGTCGGCGGATTGTCGGATTAGGGTTTGGGCCAAACCGTTTGGTGAGAAACGGCACGCGCTGATAGCTACCTTGGAGAAACACAAATCGGCGGTGAATGCTCTGGCTCTAAACGACGACGGATCGGTGCTGTTTTCAGGGGCTTGTGACCGTTCGATCTTGGTTTGGGAGAGAGAAGACAGCGCGAATCACATGGCCGTGACGGGGGCGTTGAGGGGCCACGGAAAGGCTATACTGTCTTTGTTCAACGTCTCCGCATTGCTGTTGAGTGGGTCAGCGGATCGGACGGTCAGGATCTGGCGACGTGGACATGATGGGATGTACGGCTGTTTGGTTGTTCTGGAAGGGCACGTGAAGCCGGTGAAGTCGTTGGCGGCTGTTATGGATGGTGCTTCGAACGGCGTCGTTACGGTGTTTAGTGGAAGCTTGGATGGGGAGGCTAAGGTGTGGCAGGTCACAGTTTCAAATTGTAACAGTCCGGTGTCCCAATATCTtatgaaaacaaattaattgaaaaaaaggaaatatttatgtataatattttgatatgatttttGAGATGCTAGGTGTGAGAATTAAAGATTTATGTATTTTAATCTTGGTTTTGATGTTATACATATGTCAtgtgttaattttttcttttttaatatatatgctcAAAACTTGTTAAAGTAATATATAAACCAATTCTTGGCCATGACACAATAAGATTTTAAGGTTTGCATTCTAATTGGTTAATTTGGGATAACAATAAACATGGgtatgatttaattattcaCTTCATTTATATTCGTTTTcctagaaattaatttttacaggcttttctagttttcttcagaaaataaaaaataaaaaaataaaaaaataaaaaaaaattcattgaggCTGAATAAAGATCGGAGACCTCCATACCAATATCCATTACcactatatatacaaattacaaCGTGTCTTTAGAATAATGTTAGTGAAGACAAATAGGAGTTCCCAgagatgtacatatatatttaaatatatagtgGACAAagactttattgtattttgtcaAAGATTAATAAAAGCTATATTGACTGCAAATTCAGTTTCAAAGAATCAAAACGCGGAAATTGATGCATCGATGGAATAGATAATTGGGTCCATTTGGATAAGAGTGTAGAAGAAGTGTGTTGGTGAGAATGAAGACAAAGATACCATTTTACGGTCTCTCATGTGCTTTCCTAGATATCATAATagctttaattaatttgtatagaCTATTAAGATACCAttacctagttaattaatatttaattaaagtaacTAGATGGTTAACTTTGTGCACCCATCTATGATTACCTTCTTCAAACCCCATAAACTATATtgcaatattaattttatacacACTTCCATAACTTTCTAGCTATTAAATTCCAGGACAGTAGGACCCCCCGTCTATGGTTTTGTGTGCAACCTCTTAATTTTTACGTACAagccaataaaattaaaatcaaatggtTGTGATATTTCAGAATTTAGTTGATTAATCTTACCACAAGTGTTATTTTGATTAATCAGACACCTTCATCCTCATTAGTCATTACTTCATATTTGAAGGCCATTGTAGATTCATGTAAAATGTTCGAGCAATATTAGTATAATTTTTCCATTGCTGGcgcacatacatacatatatatatatatatatatagatatttcaatacatatatatatatatatatatatatataattgcataAGCATAATATATTCTTTGAAGcactttaacaaatatatattgttaaatttttgtCTTATATAGACTCTCACTCCtttagtttaattatatattaatcataATGGCAGTTTGTAAAATTAACTATCTGTTAATGGAGAAGTTTCGTAGTAAAATCCACTCCATGAATTCTAATCAATAATATCGCTGAAGAAGCACTGAAACaggtttttttctaaattaacaACAAAGACTActtgtttacatatatatatatatatatatatttaacaaaagcTAGCTAGACGTTGTTGAAGACAGCTGCTAGCGGAAAAGTTTCAAGGTCAATATGCACCAATATTGGCACTTGCCAGGGCCATTCCcacatattttttgtttacttccatttgtttttttcacattattctgcccaaacaaaatatataatatatttatatataaagtgtCGACAAGTGCAAAGGGATTGCTGGCGTTGTTGGTGAgagatttataaagaaatacATAGCTCAAGTTTTTTGTggttggaaaaggaaaagatccatatatgatatataattgTTATGGAAAAGAAAGATGCTCATCAGTCAACGAGCGCCTTCGCCTAATTATAGAcgagttatataaatatatatataaaaaatagctGACATTCAATCTACTTATAATATATAGAGAGGTATTTCGTGGCTTCTCCCTCTCCTCATCCATACAAGAAGCAGCTGGGGCCGATCTGATAGGCACGCAAGTTGGCAAGTTGGATTTTATATGGCTATATATGGATaaggaaaccaaaaaaagaagagcTTGAGATTTAATGATCGGCTAGCTAGCTAATATGATTTaggttatatataattatacatttatttgtattaaaAGAATATTTGCTCATCAACAATTgggtagaaaaaaattaattaattaaatgcacGTTTCATTGCGATGGATCTTCGCTCTCAATGAAATTTGacactattatttaaaataaaatatgtataatacAGTTACAACTCAAAACATAGGCTATTTAGATTAGGGATAATGTTACAAAAAATTGGCTTGTTTAATCTCAAAGCATATGCAAATGCATGGATACAATGTCACCCTTTTCTAATTAAATCATAACTGAATCTTCTCGAACCTCGTTATAGTCAATTGCTTAACATAAATcgattaagatatatatatatatatatatatatatatatatatagtattatttgcatgattcaagatttaaatataattaaaaagttaatcatAGTCTCATTATACACGCAATGCTTAGGTTTGGCTTCAGCCATCCATCTAgtcatttgtttaattaatgtttGGAATTCTCAATTAATTCTGATTTAGGATCGGTAGAACTTTGCTTGACTTTAATTAAGCCAATTAGATACTACCtagagaaattaatttataatttgattttctgtTGTTGACTTTAAATCCTGTTAAAATCGATAGtggccacccaaaaaaaaaaaaaaaaaaaaaaacccttaatggttttattatatttggggtacaTATGAAATGGTATCCTTGCAATTGTCTTTAGTAAAAGTATAAACCAAAGAGCGATCTAAACGCTAGTCTCTCATTACTCTAGGGGAAATGTAGACGGAGAttgaacatatataatttttaataaatgaaataagACAAGCATTTTCATGAGCCAAAACAAGAGATGGTATATAATATTTCCAatcttatcaaaattaaaaggaCAATGTTAATAAAGCGATTTGACATATATACAAGATTGGGGGAAAAGCCTATCCATGCCGATCAAGTTAATACTACCAATGATATTCATTCTTAAAAATGATAGCACaaatgtacatacatatatttcagtaaaaataaaaaaaataaaaaaaaggaaaaaattgaaaatacataCATTTATAATCAGTTTTTTATTAGAATGTTGTTTAttagtttgtaaatttttttaatagttaagatttaaagatatttgcatttttatataa is a genomic window containing:
- the LOC107428487 gene encoding protein JINGUBANG; translation: MKVRSWLATCSSSSCTTAANESTIPLTKTSPPSQKRFVFDTSSSSDTPSSATSSTSSSNSTSDTCSTSLYSNLSLQTLPSVPSLQKLSPESLNLSISHVSIASLRPRLPLPLTCVAVHDTLLYTASSHEINVYDRTTSFTHLDALNGKDCSSGSIKAVAFSDGKVFTAHQDCKIRVWLTASSKRHKLLTSLPTVNDRLRRSILPKNYVNVRRHKKKLWIAHADAVTGLAVNNGLIYSVSWDKSLKIWRSSDLRCVESVKAHDDAVNAVTVSNDGTIYTGSADCRIRVWAKPFGEKRHALIATLEKHKSAVNALALNDDGSVLFSGACDRSILVWEREDSANHMAVTGALRGHGKAILSLFNVSALLLSGSADRTVRIWRRGHDGMYGCLVVLEGHVKPVKSLAAVMDGASNGVVTVFSGSLDGEAKVWQVTVSNCNSPVSQYLMKTN